Proteins encoded together in one Gammaproteobacteria bacterium window:
- a CDS encoding glutamate--cysteine ligase produces MKTKLPLFSAYGVELEYMIVNKDDLSVVPISDKLIHDVSGTFQNEVEFEKIAWSNELVLHVIELKTNGPAKELKPLTHYFQHEVQKINGLLEKYHAKLLPTGAHPWMDPFKEAKLWPHDYNIIYETYHKIFDCRGHGWCNLQSVHLNLPFANDNEFAKLHTAIRLILPIIPALSASTPIIDGNLTGLLDTRLEFYRLNQQKIPSITGDVIPEVILSEQEYNDKILQKMYQEISCYDPDKVLQEEWLNSRGAIARFDRNTIEIRIIDTQECPEADLGIVSLIVAVLKKLVAEKWQPLAKQMDWSSSRLNSIFLNTIKNGMNSAIDNDYGHIFGMKPGECTARELWQHIFNQVSDEVDNAEILQAIIKQGNLAERITSSIKNNASPERIEQVYDHLARCLQTGKLFQPL; encoded by the coding sequence ATGAAAACAAAATTGCCTTTATTTTCGGCGTATGGTGTAGAACTCGAATATATGATTGTCAATAAGGATGATTTATCGGTTGTTCCTATTTCGGATAAATTAATTCATGATGTCAGCGGAACATTCCAAAATGAAGTTGAATTTGAAAAGATTGCATGGTCAAACGAATTAGTTTTACATGTGATAGAACTAAAAACCAATGGTCCAGCGAAAGAACTCAAACCGCTAACTCATTATTTTCAACATGAGGTTCAAAAAATAAATGGCTTGCTTGAAAAATATCATGCCAAGCTTCTCCCCACAGGGGCCCATCCATGGATGGATCCCTTCAAAGAGGCGAAATTATGGCCTCATGACTACAATATAATCTATGAGACTTATCACAAGATTTTTGATTGTCGGGGGCATGGCTGGTGTAACTTGCAAAGCGTCCATCTTAACTTGCCTTTTGCGAATGATAACGAGTTTGCAAAACTTCACACAGCGATACGTTTAATATTGCCCATCATTCCAGCGTTAAGCGCAAGCACTCCTATTATTGATGGTAATCTCACTGGGTTATTAGATACTCGTTTGGAATTTTATCGTCTCAACCAACAAAAGATTCCTTCGATTACAGGGGATGTTATCCCCGAGGTCATTTTATCAGAACAAGAATATAACGATAAAATTCTGCAAAAAATGTATCAGGAAATATCTTGTTATGACCCGGATAAAGTACTGCAAGAGGAGTGGTTAAATTCTCGTGGAGCTATTGCACGATTTGACCGCAATACTATTGAAATACGCATAATAGATACTCAGGAATGTCCCGAGGCTGATCTGGGTATTGTTAGCTTGATTGTGGCTGTCCTCAAAAAATTAGTGGCTGAGAAATGGCAACCATTGGCGAAACAAATGGATTGGTCTTCCAGTCGTTTAAATTCAATTTTTTTAAACACAATAAAAAATGGCATGAATAGTGCTATTGATAATGATTATGGTCATATTTTTGGAATGAAACCAGGTGAATGTACCGCACGAGAATTATGGCAACATATTTTTAATCAAGTCTCTGACGAGGTAGATAATGCAGAGATTTTGCAGGCTATTATTAAGCAAGGTAACCTTGCAGAGCGCATTACGTCTTCTATAAAAAACAATGCTTCTCCGGAAAGAATCGAACAGGTTTATGACCATCTTGCACGCTGCTTACAAACCGGCAAGTTATTCCAGCCGTTATGA
- a CDS encoding N-formylglutamate amidohydrolase, producing MNIFITCEHGGNEIPLEFDYLFENAHSILLSHEGWDIGALQLANAFFAIADFDIYSTVSRLVVDLNRSPHHPKLFSSFTQPLTKQEKTHILAQYYYPYRTTVLNAIGDKISRNEKVVHLSVHSFTSVLNEKERQTDIGLLYDPQRNDEKILCDAWRREINLLQPDFRVRFNYPYLGKADGFVTFLRKQFSPAHYIGLEIEVNQKIMQNEFKYQIIEPLLLKSFAAALASFKTIQR from the coding sequence ATGAACATTTTCATTACCTGTGAACATGGCGGTAATGAAATACCCCTAGAGTTCGACTACCTATTTGAAAATGCTCATTCCATATTGCTGTCTCACGAGGGGTGGGATATTGGCGCGCTGCAGCTTGCCAATGCTTTTTTTGCCATTGCCGATTTTGATATTTACTCGACGGTAAGTCGCCTAGTGGTAGACTTGAATCGATCACCCCACCATCCAAAATTATTCTCCAGCTTTACCCAACCCTTAACCAAGCAGGAAAAAACTCACATCTTAGCGCAGTATTATTATCCCTATCGCACTACGGTGTTAAATGCTATTGGAGATAAAATTAGTCGCAACGAAAAAGTAGTTCATCTCTCAGTACATTCTTTTACTTCGGTTTTAAATGAAAAAGAAAGACAAACAGACATTGGCCTGTTGTATGACCCTCAACGCAACGATGAAAAAATTTTATGTGATGCATGGAGGCGGGAAATTAACCTGCTGCAACCTGATTTCAGAGTTCGGTTTAACTATCCTTATTTGGGCAAGGCAGATGGGTTTGTCACCTTCTTAAGGAAGCAATTTTCTCCTGCACACTATATTGGACTCGAAATTGAAGTGAATCAGAAAATAATGCAGAATGAATTTAAATATCAAATAATCGAACCACTTTTATTGAAATCTTTCGCTGCGGCATTAGCTAGTTTTAAAACTATTCAGCGCTAA
- a CDS encoding RMD1 family protein, protein MRCVSFCTAKSYSLNGLTNFFKNRKFPTKLYRHVLHVSIPNQSANLFIFSHGCFVSWNLKRKEELKLLQEIKAFSTDPLDRIEIDYFSFKYGEETTVETHERFNADVITLESDNVQIKLAISYGLAESIKLEYYEELIKNTIKKNSQLPEELAKTGKILLSRKAISQRMGEIFIEMSSVNLNSGYLDVPEYFWRFPNLESYYTMTEQFLDITRRVAALNQRLDVLHQFFDMLTGQLQFQHSTLLEIIIILLIFIEIVISLVQFHVF, encoded by the coding sequence ATGCGCTGTGTTTCTTTTTGTACTGCAAAATCATATTCATTGAATGGCCTAACCAATTTTTTTAAAAACAGAAAATTTCCCACTAAGCTTTATCGTCATGTATTGCATGTAAGCATCCCCAATCAATCAGCGAATCTATTCATTTTTTCTCACGGCTGCTTTGTTTCGTGGAATTTAAAAAGGAAAGAGGAGCTCAAGCTGCTGCAAGAGATTAAAGCCTTTAGCACAGACCCTCTCGATCGAATTGAAATTGATTATTTCTCATTTAAATATGGCGAAGAGACGACCGTTGAGACGCATGAACGTTTCAATGCCGATGTGATTACTCTAGAATCTGACAATGTCCAAATTAAGCTTGCTATCTCTTACGGGTTAGCCGAGTCAATTAAGCTTGAATACTATGAAGAACTCATTAAAAACACGATCAAAAAAAATAGTCAGCTTCCTGAAGAATTGGCAAAGACGGGCAAAATTTTACTTTCACGAAAAGCTATTTCACAAAGAATGGGTGAAATCTTTATTGAAATGAGTTCAGTTAATTTGAATAGTGGTTATTTAGATGTGCCCGAATATTTTTGGCGTTTTCCTAATCTAGAAAGCTATTACACAATGACGGAACAGTTTCTTGATATTACTCGTCGTGTTGCAGCCCTGAATCAACGATTAGATGTCTTACATCAATTTTTCGATATGTTAACAGGCCAACTACAATTCCAACACTCTACCTTGCTGGAAATTATTATTATTCTTTTAATCTTTATAGAAATTGTTATTAGCCTTGTGCAATTTCATGTTTTTTAG
- a CDS encoding ATP-binding cassette domain-containing protein translates to MITLQKIVLRRSQKVLLEDINLTLYAKQKIGLIGDNGCGKSSFFAMITGELEPHQGMVTLPNNLEIAQVKQEIPTTSRAAIEYVIDGDRRYRALETILDKAIEEGDAHSLAKCHDELASTDGYAIIGKAEKILRGLGFHSHQLQQPTKDFSGGWRMRLNLAQALMGRADLMLLDEPTNHLDLDAIIWLEKWLQDYAGTLLIISHDREFLDNTVSHILHFEDKQLRLYRGDYSSFEKQRAQQLAIQQSTYEKQSAQIAHMQAFIDRFKAKASKAKQAQSRMKALGKIELVAAVQTRASLQFNFKIPKECPNPLLRIEKAVIGYNLDTPVLTGVDIQIAPSDRIGLLGVNGAGKSTFIKILAGILQPLSGLVHFYKGIKIGYFAQHQIEHLDLQLSPVKLLQNTATNTSEQALRSFLGSFNFSGEMATSPVENFSGGEKARLALALIVWQAPNLLLLDEPTNHLDMNMREALILALQEYTGALILVSHDRHLVRTTTDELILVADKKISRFRGDLEDYRDSLLQKKTNPDPATQKKSPKVNRQLEVELKALEKELSQLQKQKSKLDKMLADPAFYEKEDPAIVKRVTQEQEQLCQKISKIEERWLVLSEG, encoded by the coding sequence ATGATTACATTACAAAAAATAGTTTTACGCCGCTCGCAGAAAGTCCTCCTTGAAGATATTAATCTCACCTTATATGCCAAACAGAAGATAGGTTTAATAGGCGATAATGGCTGTGGCAAATCTTCATTTTTTGCCATGATAACGGGAGAACTTGAGCCCCACCAAGGCATGGTTACCCTTCCCAATAATTTAGAAATAGCCCAAGTTAAGCAAGAGATTCCTACTACTTCTCGAGCCGCAATAGAATATGTTATTGATGGGGATCGACGTTATCGCGCCTTAGAAACCATTTTAGATAAAGCGATTGAGGAGGGTGATGCGCATTCGCTAGCAAAATGCCATGATGAATTGGCAAGTACAGATGGTTATGCAATTATTGGCAAGGCAGAAAAGATCCTACGCGGCCTTGGGTTTCACTCACATCAATTACAACAGCCTACCAAGGATTTTTCAGGGGGCTGGCGAATGCGATTGAATCTGGCTCAAGCCCTAATGGGGCGCGCTGATTTGATGCTACTAGATGAACCTACAAACCATTTAGATCTAGATGCCATTATTTGGCTTGAGAAATGGTTACAGGACTATGCAGGCACATTATTGATCATCTCACACGACCGTGAATTTCTTGATAATACCGTGAGCCATATTCTGCACTTTGAAGATAAACAACTACGTTTATACCGCGGAGATTATTCATCCTTTGAAAAACAACGCGCTCAGCAGCTCGCCATACAACAATCAACTTATGAAAAGCAAAGCGCCCAAATAGCACATATGCAAGCCTTTATAGATCGCTTTAAAGCCAAAGCTTCTAAGGCTAAACAGGCTCAAAGCAGAATGAAAGCCTTAGGCAAAATTGAGTTGGTGGCGGCAGTACAAACACGTGCATCGTTGCAGTTTAACTTTAAAATACCCAAAGAGTGCCCCAACCCTTTGCTGCGTATTGAAAAAGCAGTGATTGGCTATAATCTTGACACCCCTGTCTTAACCGGTGTTGATATTCAGATTGCGCCTTCGGACAGGATTGGACTCTTAGGGGTTAATGGTGCAGGAAAATCCACCTTCATTAAAATTTTGGCTGGCATCTTACAGCCTTTATCAGGGTTGGTGCACTTTTATAAAGGGATCAAAATTGGCTATTTTGCTCAGCATCAGATTGAACATTTAGATCTGCAATTGTCCCCGGTTAAATTGCTACAAAATACAGCTACCAATACCAGTGAACAAGCCCTGCGAAGTTTCTTAGGCAGCTTTAACTTTAGCGGTGAGATGGCAACCAGTCCCGTGGAAAATTTTTCGGGCGGCGAAAAAGCAAGATTGGCCCTCGCCTTAATCGTTTGGCAAGCACCCAATTTATTATTGCTGGATGAGCCCACCAATCATTTAGATATGAATATGAGGGAAGCACTGATTCTAGCGCTTCAAGAATACACGGGCGCCTTAATACTCGTTTCACATGATAGACATTTGGTGAGGACGACCACTGATGAGCTAATCTTAGTAGCAGATAAAAAAATATCCCGTTTCCGAGGTGATTTGGAAGATTACCGAGACTCTCTCCTGCAAAAAAAAACGAATCCCGATCCGGCGACCCAAAAGAAATCACCTAAAGTAAATCGCCAACTAGAAGTTGAATTAAAAGCATTAGAGAAAGAACTGTCTCAGCTTCAAAAGCAGAAGTCAAAGCTAGACAAGATGTTAGCCGATCCTGCATTTTATGAAAAAGAAGATCCCGCTATTGTAAAAAGAGTAACGCAAGAGCAAGAGCAACTTTGCCAAAAAATATCTAAAATTGAAGAACGATGGTTAGTCTTATCGGAAGGATAA
- the groES gene encoding co-chaperone GroES, giving the protein MSIRPLHDRVVIRRMEEERTSPGGIVIPDTAAEKPILGEVIAVGPGKVTDKGERRAPDVKKGDKVLFGKYSGTEVKLSGSEYIVMREDDIMGVVE; this is encoded by the coding sequence ATGAGTATACGCCCTTTACATGATCGTGTTGTGATTCGCCGTATGGAGGAAGAACGCACTTCTCCAGGTGGGATTGTAATTCCTGACACTGCTGCAGAAAAGCCTATCTTAGGTGAAGTGATTGCAGTAGGCCCAGGCAAGGTTACCGACAAAGGTGAGCGTCGTGCTCCAGATGTTAAAAAAGGCGATAAAGTACTTTTTGGTAAATATTCTGGTACCGAAGTTAAATTAAGCGGAAGTGAATACATTGTGATGCGTGAAGACGACATCATGGGTGTTGTTGAATAA
- the groL gene encoding chaperonin GroEL (60 kDa chaperone family; promotes refolding of misfolded polypeptides especially under stressful conditions; forms two stacked rings of heptamers to form a barrel-shaped 14mer; ends can be capped by GroES; misfolded proteins enter the barrel where they are refolded when GroES binds) has protein sequence MAPKEILFSENARQKMLRGVNILANAVKVTLGPKGRNAVIERSFGAPSITKDGVSVAKEIELEDKFENMGAQMVKEVASKTSDAAGDGTTTATVLAQELLREGNKAVSAGMNPMDLKRGIDKAVTVVVEALKNLSKPCTDTKSIAQVGTISANADEAVGNIIAEAMNKVGKEGVITVEDGSGLENELEVVEGMQFDRGYLSPYFINNQQNMSAELEQPYILLVDKKVSSIRDMLPVLEAVAKSGRPLLLIAEDVEGEALATLVVNNIRGIVKVAAVKAPGFGDRRKAMLQDIAVLSGANVISEEVGLSLESAALTDLGGAKRVVVTKDNTTIIDGAGKSDEIKSRIEQIRKEVEISSSDYDREKLQERLAKLAGGVAVIKVGAATEIEMKEKKARVEDALHATRAAVEEGVVPGGGVALVRALDALQNVKGANDDQERGITILRRAMEAPLRQIVTNAGEESSVILSKVAEGKGNFGYNAATGEFGDMIQMGILDPTKVTRTALQNAASIAGLMITTEAMIAELPKKKDDGGSDMGGMGGMGGMGGMGGMM, from the coding sequence ATGGCTCCTAAAGAAATTTTATTTTCAGAAAACGCGCGTCAAAAAATGTTACGAGGCGTTAATATATTAGCTAACGCTGTCAAAGTAACCTTAGGACCTAAAGGTCGTAATGCTGTTATTGAAAGATCGTTTGGCGCTCCATCAATTACTAAAGATGGCGTATCTGTTGCAAAAGAAATCGAGCTCGAAGATAAATTCGAAAATATGGGTGCACAGATGGTTAAGGAAGTAGCTTCCAAAACCTCCGATGCAGCGGGCGACGGTACGACAACAGCTACCGTGTTAGCACAAGAATTATTGAGAGAAGGCAACAAGGCGGTTAGCGCTGGCATGAATCCAATGGATCTTAAGCGCGGAATCGATAAAGCCGTTACAGTAGTCGTTGAGGCTTTAAAAAACCTATCCAAGCCGTGTACAGATACTAAATCAATTGCTCAAGTAGGCACTATTTCTGCAAATGCTGATGAAGCAGTTGGAAACATCATTGCTGAAGCAATGAATAAAGTGGGTAAGGAAGGGGTCATCACCGTTGAAGATGGTTCTGGACTAGAAAACGAGCTTGAAGTAGTTGAAGGTATGCAGTTTGATCGTGGTTATTTGTCACCTTACTTCATTAACAACCAGCAAAACATGAGCGCTGAATTAGAACAGCCTTACATTTTACTTGTTGATAAGAAAGTTTCTTCAATTCGTGACATGTTGCCAGTCTTAGAAGCCGTTGCTAAATCAGGCCGTCCGTTATTATTAATTGCAGAAGATGTTGAAGGTGAAGCTTTAGCAACCCTAGTTGTTAATAACATTCGTGGTATCGTAAAAGTAGCTGCTGTTAAGGCACCTGGATTTGGTGATCGCCGTAAAGCAATGTTGCAAGATATTGCTGTTTTATCCGGTGCTAACGTGATTTCTGAAGAAGTTGGTTTATCGCTTGAATCTGCTGCATTGACCGATCTTGGTGGCGCTAAACGAGTGGTTGTGACCAAAGATAACACTACCATTATTGATGGCGCTGGTAAGAGCGATGAAATCAAATCACGAATTGAACAAATTCGTAAAGAGGTTGAAATTAGCAGTTCTGATTATGATCGTGAAAAGTTACAAGAACGTCTTGCTAAATTAGCAGGCGGTGTGGCTGTTATCAAAGTAGGTGCTGCAACAGAAATCGAAATGAAAGAGAAAAAAGCACGCGTAGAAGATGCGCTTCATGCAACACGTGCTGCTGTTGAAGAAGGTGTTGTACCGGGTGGTGGTGTGGCTTTAGTGCGCGCCTTAGATGCACTACAAAATGTTAAAGGTGCAAATGATGACCAAGAGCGTGGTATCACCATTTTACGCCGTGCGATGGAAGCACCTTTACGTCAAATCGTGACCAATGCTGGAGAAGAATCTTCTGTCATTTTATCTAAAGTGGCTGAAGGCAAAGGCAATTTTGGTTACAACGCTGCTACCGGCGAGTTTGGTGACATGATACAAATGGGTATCTTAGATCCTACCAAGGTAACACGTACTGCATTACAAAATGCTGCTTCTATTGCTGGCTTAATGATTACGACAGAAGCCATGATAGCTGAACTTCCTAAGAAGAAAGACGACGGTGGTTCTGATATGGGCGGTATGGGCGGAATGGGTGGTATGGGCGGAATGGGCGGAATGATGTAA
- a CDS encoding ribonucleotide-diphosphate reductase subunit beta, whose amino-acid sequence MSTQLQWDAPETKDLSAGLSGIIGLENLEMGAARIEVDEKRIINCRADLNQLVPFKYTWAWDKYLAGCANHWMPNEINMSPDVALWKSLDGLTEDERLIIKRNLGFFSTADSLVANNLVLAVYRHITNPECRQYLLRQAFEEALHTHAYQYIIESLGLDEAEVFNMYREVPSVATKAAWALPYTQSICDPNFHTGTPENDQRLLRDLIAFYVIFEGIFFYVGFTQILSMGRRNKMVGTSEQFQYILRDESMHMNFGIDVINQIKIENPHTWTESFKEEIIHMIRTGVDLEYQYAIDTMPRGILGMNASMFKEYLQYIANRRCVQIGLAEQYPGAENPFPWMSEMMDLKKEKNFFETRVIEYQAGGTLKWDDEE is encoded by the coding sequence ATGAGTACACAATTACAATGGGATGCGCCAGAAACGAAAGACTTATCAGCAGGATTGAGCGGAATCATTGGTCTTGAAAATTTAGAAATGGGCGCTGCGCGTATTGAAGTTGATGAAAAAAGAATAATTAATTGTCGCGCCGATTTGAACCAACTCGTGCCTTTTAAATACACCTGGGCTTGGGATAAATATTTAGCGGGTTGCGCTAATCATTGGATGCCCAATGAAATTAATATGTCACCTGACGTAGCGTTATGGAAAAGTTTAGATGGTCTCACTGAAGATGAAAGACTCATTATTAAACGTAATCTAGGCTTTTTTTCCACTGCAGATTCATTGGTGGCAAACAACTTGGTTCTAGCTGTTTATCGGCATATTACTAATCCAGAATGTCGTCAATATTTATTACGCCAAGCGTTTGAAGAAGCATTACATACGCACGCCTACCAATATATTATTGAAAGCTTAGGCCTAGATGAGGCAGAAGTGTTTAATATGTATAGAGAAGTGCCCTCTGTTGCCACTAAGGCAGCATGGGCCCTACCGTATACTCAAAGTATATGCGATCCCAACTTTCATACTGGCACCCCTGAAAATGATCAACGCCTACTACGCGATTTAATTGCTTTTTATGTGATTTTTGAAGGTATCTTTTTCTATGTGGGCTTTACCCAGATTTTATCTATGGGCAGACGCAATAAAATGGTAGGAACCTCTGAGCAATTCCAATATATTTTGCGTGATGAATCTATGCACATGAACTTTGGTATTGATGTTATCAATCAAATTAAAATTGAAAATCCTCATACTTGGACCGAATCCTTCAAAGAAGAAATCATCCACATGATTCGTACCGGGGTTGATTTAGAGTACCAATATGCAATAGATACCATGCCTCGCGGTATCCTTGGAATGAATGCCTCTATGTTTAAGGAATATTTGCAATATATTGCCAATCGTCGCTGCGTCCAGATAGGCCTAGCTGAACAATATCCTGGCGCAGAAAATCCATTTCCCTGGATGAGCGAAATGATGGACCTCAAAAAAGAAAAAAACTTCTTCGAAACCCGTGTCATTGAGTATCAAGCAGGTGGCACATTGAAATGGGATGACGAAGAATAA